Proteins from one Ananas comosus cultivar F153 linkage group 5, ASM154086v1, whole genome shotgun sequence genomic window:
- the LOC109710912 gene encoding abscisic acid receptor PYL8-like, producing the protein MVEMNGGVGVRARSCGGGGGGEGCWRLVDELSSSRGGSSCAAAAAAAAAAESEYVRRFHRHELRENQCSSTLFKHIKAPVHLVWSLVRRFDQPQKYKPFVSRCVVRGDLEIGSVREVDVKSGLPATTSTERLELLDDNEHILSIKIVGGDHRLKNYSSVLSVHPETIDGRPGTLVIESFVVDVPDGNTKDETCFFVEAFIKCNLKSLADVSERLAVQDQTDPIGW; encoded by the exons ATGGTGGAGATGAACGGAGGGGTCGGGGTGAGGGCGAggagctgcggcggcggcgggggtggcGAGGGGTGTTGGAGGCTCGTCGACGAGCTGAGCAGCAGCCGCGGCGGAAGTAGctgtgcggcggcggcggcggcggcggcggcggcggagtcgGAGTACGTGCGGCGGTTCCACCGCCACGAGCTCAGAGAGAACCAGTGTAGCTCTACGCTCTTCAAGCACATCAAAGCCCCCGTTCACCTC GTTTGGTCTCTGGTGAGGAGGTTTGATCAGCCTCAGAAGTACAAGCCCTTTGTGAGTAGATGCGTGGTGCGAGGCGATCTGGAGATCGGGAGCGTGCGGGAAGTCGACGTTAAATCCGGCCTCCCCGCGACTACGAGCACCGAAAGATTGGAACTTCTTGATGACAATGAACACATTCTCAGCATCAAGATCGTTGGAGGGGATCATAGGCTCAAG AACTACTCGTCGGTCCTATCCGTCCATCCGGAGACCATCGACGGGCGGCCCGGGACGCTGGTGATCGAGTCCTTCGTGGTGGACGTGCCCGATGGTAACACCAAGGACGAGACGTGCTTCTTCGTGGAGGCTTTCATCAAGTGCAACCTCAAATCCCTAGCCGACGTATCCGAGCGCCTAGCAGTTCAGGATCAGACCGACCCAATCGGATGGTAA
- the LOC109710079 gene encoding uncharacterized protein LOC109710079, protein MVKLATAREIRTYGPCPGRNRWEYINAGLYLLAAVLLVGGFSAQLSHNQLHDKSGLALVLIALLLVAAVNAHDLAAHLAGFDCRFELFELDPQLALVEFAVPVVYVVGTVLTFVAALFFEIQMERGYKYRLEKHGLNLLIAGPVFWVLGSIHNICQIYERADGHVQILQKCVQVPLLIGSLLFLVAGIVNRNDIYGSVDYSFKILGKKWVWLCLSGSILFFVGGLLNLVKVFKMQQMEGTRLEKLRGGAQERLGSQRESQVPLILEEGGRRKTGLEQSRRKNDREEARQQARPEVRPAPAPVPTPSPSDAPGQLPTPYKDVLVHGGSQD, encoded by the exons ATGGTGAAGCTCGCGACGGCCCGCGAGATCCGAACCTACGGCCCCTGCCCGGGGCGCAACCGGTGGGAGTACATCAACGCGGGGCTATATCTCCTCGCTGCCGTACTCCTCGTCGGCGGCTTCTCTGCACAGCTGTCGCACAACCAGCTCCACGACAAGTCGGGCCTCGCCCTCGTCCTCATCGCGCTCCTCCTCGTCGCCGCCGTCAACGCCCACGATCTCGCCGCCCACCTCGCCGGCTTCGACTGCCGCTTCGAGTTGTTCGAGCTCGACCCGCAGCTCGCGCTCGTCGAGTTTGCGGTGCCGGTCGTGTACGTCGTTGgaaccgtgctcaccttcgttGCCGCTCTCTTCTTCGAGATCCAG ATGGAGAGAGGGTACAAGTACAGGTTAGAGAAGCATGGGCTGAATCTACTGATCGCAGGGCCGGTATTTTGGGTCCTGGGTTCGATCCACAACATCTGCCAGATCTACGAGCGAGCCGACGGCCACGTCCAGATCCTGCAGAAGTGCGTCCAGGTTCCGCTGCTGATAGGCAGCTTGCTCTTCTTGGTCGCAGGGATCGTTAACCGGAACGACATCTACGGGTCGGTCGATTACAGCTTCAAGATACTA GGGAAGAAGTGGGTATGGCTGTGTTTATCTGGAAGCATACTGTTCTTCGTCGGCGGACTCTTAAATCTGGTTAAAGTGTTCAAGATGCAGCAGATGGAGGGGACGAGGCTCGAGAAGCTCCGCGGAGGTGcgcaggagaggctagggagcCAGAGGGAAAGCCAAGTTCCCCTCATCTTAGAAGAAGGTGGCAGGAGAAAGACCGGGTTGGAACAAAGCAGGAGGAAGAATGATAGGGAGGAAGCGCGACAGCAAGCGCGGCCCGAGGTGCGGCCGGCCCCTGCACCGGTGCCCACGCCTTCGCCTTCGGACGCGCCGGGGCAGCTTCCGACACCCTACAAGGATGTTCTTGTTCACGGTGGTAGCCAAGATTGA
- the LOC109710093 gene encoding transcription factor SPEECHLESS isoform X2 — protein sequence MRDNISDLFEDPPEFRSADFAGAASPDDLFSLLETLEDSRKEVPPFNPFEKAAASAVPQKPLLSSVRRHETTDDAEEANDPARKKHKASAAEAAAQESEAAVAAAQDGGQHKMSHITVERNRRKQMNEHLTVLRSLMPCFYVKRGDQASIIGGVVDYIKELQQVLQSLEAKKQRKVYSEVLSPRPAISSPRPSVSPRPLPPPLSPRVGLPISPRTPQPGSPYKPRIVQQGLYLPATMMLPSMESSPSSEHTLADLAANSKSPVAEVEVKFTGPNVLLKTVSHRIPGQAVKIIAALESLALEVLHVNISTIDDTMLNSFTIKIGIECELSAEELVQEIQQTFS from the exons GACTTCGCTGGAGCGGCATCTCCGGACGACCTCTTCAGCTTGCTGGAAACTTTGGAAGACAGTAGAAAAGAAGTCCCCCCATTCAACCCGTTCGAGAAAGCGGCAGCTTCTGCGGTGCCTCAGAAACCTCTTCTCTCGAGTGTTCGGCGCCACGAGACCACGGACGACGCCGAAGAAGCGAATGACCCGGCTCGGAAGAAGCACAAGGCATCGGCCGCTGAAGCGGCTGCCCAGGAATCCGAGGCTGCAGTGGCCGCTGCACAAGACGGCGGGCAGCACAAGATGTCGCACATCACGGTGGAGCGCAACCGGCGGAAGCAGATGAACGAGCACCTCACGGTGCTGCGCTCACTGATGCCGTGCTTCTACGTCAAGCGA GGAGATCAAGCATCCATCATAGGAGGAGTAGTCGACTACATCAAGGAGCTGCAACAAGTGTTGCAATCCTTAGAAGCCAAGAAGCAGAGGAAAGTATACAGCGAAGTGCTCAGCCCGCGACCCGCCATTTCGAGCCCTCGCCCCTCGGTGAGCCCACGGCCACTTCCGCCGCCGCTAAGCCCGAGAGTGGGCTTGCCGATAAGCCCGCGAACGCCCCAGCCGGGAAGCCCATACAAGCCCAGAATTGTGCAGCAGGGTCTGTACTTACCAGCCACTATGATGCTACCATCTATGGAATCCTCTCCTTCGTCGGAGCACACTTTGGCCGACCTCGCAGCGAACTCGAAGTCACCTGTCGCAGAGGTGGAGGTGAAGTTCACGGGCCCCAACGTTCTCCTCAAGACGGTGTCGCATAGGATTCCCGGGCAGGCTGTTAAGATAATCGCGGCGCTCGAGAGCCTCGCTCTAGAGGTGCTCCATGTGAACATCAGCACCATTGATGATACGATGCTCAACTCATTCACCATCAAG ATAGGAATAGAGTGTGAGCTTAGTGCGGAAGAACTTGTGCAAGAAATCCAGCAGACGTTTTCTTAG
- the LOC109710093 gene encoding transcription factor SPEECHLESS isoform X1 yields MRDNISDLFEDPPEFRSADFAGAASPDDLFSLLETLEDSRKEVPPFNPFEKAAASAVPQKPLLSSVRRHETTDDAEEANDPARKKHKASAAEAAAQESEAAVAAAQDGGQHKMSHITVERNRRKQMNEHLTVLRSLMPCFYVKRGDQASIIGGVVDYIKELQQVLQSLEAKKQRKVYSEVLSPRPAISSPRPSVSPRPLPPPLSPRVGLPISPRTPQPGSPYKPRIVQQGLYLPATMMLPSMESSPSSEHTLADLAANSKSPVAEVEVKFTGPNVLLKTVSHRIPGQAVKIIAALESLALEVLHVNISTIDDTMLNSFTIKVIKCYSMNYCIYIPYIFFLLLQYIKFVA; encoded by the exons GACTTCGCTGGAGCGGCATCTCCGGACGACCTCTTCAGCTTGCTGGAAACTTTGGAAGACAGTAGAAAAGAAGTCCCCCCATTCAACCCGTTCGAGAAAGCGGCAGCTTCTGCGGTGCCTCAGAAACCTCTTCTCTCGAGTGTTCGGCGCCACGAGACCACGGACGACGCCGAAGAAGCGAATGACCCGGCTCGGAAGAAGCACAAGGCATCGGCCGCTGAAGCGGCTGCCCAGGAATCCGAGGCTGCAGTGGCCGCTGCACAAGACGGCGGGCAGCACAAGATGTCGCACATCACGGTGGAGCGCAACCGGCGGAAGCAGATGAACGAGCACCTCACGGTGCTGCGCTCACTGATGCCGTGCTTCTACGTCAAGCGA GGAGATCAAGCATCCATCATAGGAGGAGTAGTCGACTACATCAAGGAGCTGCAACAAGTGTTGCAATCCTTAGAAGCCAAGAAGCAGAGGAAAGTATACAGCGAAGTGCTCAGCCCGCGACCCGCCATTTCGAGCCCTCGCCCCTCGGTGAGCCCACGGCCACTTCCGCCGCCGCTAAGCCCGAGAGTGGGCTTGCCGATAAGCCCGCGAACGCCCCAGCCGGGAAGCCCATACAAGCCCAGAATTGTGCAGCAGGGTCTGTACTTACCAGCCACTATGATGCTACCATCTATGGAATCCTCTCCTTCGTCGGAGCACACTTTGGCCGACCTCGCAGCGAACTCGAAGTCACCTGTCGCAGAGGTGGAGGTGAAGTTCACGGGCCCCAACGTTCTCCTCAAGACGGTGTCGCATAGGATTCCCGGGCAGGCTGTTAAGATAATCGCGGCGCTCGAGAGCCTCGCTCTAGAGGTGCTCCATGTGAACATCAGCACCATTGATGATACGATGCTCAACTCATTCACCATCAAGGTAATTAAGTGTTACTCAATGAACTATTGTATATACATTCCATatatcttctttcttcttttgcaATATATAAAGTTTGTCGCTTAA